One region of Clostridium sp. Marseille-P299 genomic DNA includes:
- a CDS encoding aminotransferase class V-fold PLP-dependent enzyme encodes MIYFDNAATSLLKPDCVADAVYKAIKELGNSNRGVHESTLNASRLLFHARTLISDFFDGDGPEQTIFTSNITESLNTVIQGLFKKGDHVITTALEHNSVLRPLYFMEQQGVELSILECNEYGVPHYDALKNLIQSNTKAIICNHASNLTGNVIDLERITTLCKKHGILCILDTAQTAGVFPISMKNQGVDILCFTGHKGLLGPQGTGGFLLKKGINITPLKYGGSGVSTYLKGQPTQLPESLEAGTINTHGIAGLVAGIEYINKIGLNTIQKKELSLMWKFYNAIKDLKNVKIYGEFGTPIRAAIVSLNIGDLDSGFISDKLAYDYNICTRSGGHCAPLMHKALHTVEQGAVRFSFSHLNTEDEINIAIRAIEELSNIE; translated from the coding sequence ATGATTTACTTTGATAATGCTGCTACCAGTCTTTTAAAACCAGACTGCGTAGCAGACGCTGTTTATAAAGCAATAAAAGAACTAGGAAATAGTAACCGGGGCGTGCATGAATCTACTCTGAATGCATCCCGGTTATTGTTTCATGCTAGAACTTTAATATCAGATTTTTTTGATGGAGATGGACCAGAGCAGACCATCTTTACTTCTAATATTACAGAAAGCCTAAATACCGTAATTCAGGGGCTATTCAAAAAAGGAGACCATGTTATAACCACTGCACTTGAACATAATTCTGTGCTCCGCCCCCTTTATTTTATGGAACAACAAGGCGTAGAACTTTCTATATTAGAATGTAATGAATATGGGGTTCCTCATTACGATGCACTTAAGAATCTCATTCAATCCAATACAAAAGCAATTATTTGTAATCATGCATCCAACTTAACAGGTAATGTAATTGATTTAGAAAGAATAACTACTCTATGCAAAAAGCATGGTATATTATGCATTCTCGATACCGCCCAAACAGCAGGTGTTTTTCCTATTTCCATGAAGAACCAAGGAGTTGATATTCTTTGTTTCACTGGACACAAAGGCCTATTAGGCCCACAAGGAACCGGTGGATTTTTACTAAAAAAAGGAATAAATATAACTCCCTTAAAATATGGTGGAAGCGGTGTTTCTACCTATTTAAAAGGACAACCAACGCAGTTACCAGAATCCCTAGAAGCAGGCACGATAAATACTCATGGAATTGCTGGTTTAGTGGCTGGAATTGAATATATCAATAAAATAGGCCTTAATACGATTCAAAAAAAAGAACTTTCTTTGATGTGGAAATTCTACAATGCCATTAAAGACCTTAAAAATGTGAAAATTTACGGAGAATTTGGAACTCCAATAAGAGCAGCTATTGTATCTTTAAATATTGGGGATCTTGATTCTGGATTTATATCTGACAAATTAGCTTATGATTATAATATATGTACAAGATCTGGAGGCCACTGTGCTCCGTTGATGCATAAAGCACTTCATACCGTAGAGCAAGGTGCCGTTCGTTTTAGCTTTTCTCACCTTAATACCGAAGATGAAATTAACATTGCAATACGTGCAATAGAGGAATTATCCAATATAGAATAG
- a CDS encoding IS256 family transposase, with the protein MTNNNKNQKENLDLNSFFEEYILGLLKQTMETLMKEELTNILQYSKYSYEGHGTGNSRNGYYTRNYETKYGLIENLKIPRDRNNEFEQQLIPPYARRDDWLETMIIRMYASGVSTREIANIIEKLYGNSYSAATVSNITDVALEEIEQWHKRPLKKRYSVIYIDALHLKLRRDTVSSDAVYFILGVDEDGYREVLDFFIGVNESAYVWEDNLRQIKERGVDEVLLFVMDGLSGLDDAVHRVYPKADIQRCIVHKVRNAIRSVRKKDINDFTADLKVVYESPNLEQCRAALDEFAVKWSKSYKRVVESWLNDEDLFTYYKYPVSMRKSIYTTNWIERFNKEVRRLVKTKDALPTEDACSKLVYYKVISYNESWSTRKLRGFACSSDKLQDMFTERYA; encoded by the coding sequence ATGACTAATAATAACAAAAATCAAAAAGAAAATCTAGACTTAAACTCTTTTTTTGAAGAGTATATTCTTGGTCTATTAAAACAAACCATGGAAACCTTGATGAAGGAAGAACTCACTAACATTCTCCAGTACAGTAAATATAGCTACGAAGGACATGGTACTGGCAATTCACGCAACGGATACTATACCCGTAATTATGAAACCAAATACGGTCTGATTGAGAATCTTAAAATTCCTCGTGACCGTAATAATGAGTTTGAACAACAACTCATTCCACCATATGCAAGAAGAGATGATTGGCTAGAAACCATGATCATCCGCATGTATGCAAGTGGAGTATCTACACGTGAAATTGCTAACATCATTGAAAAACTTTATGGAAATTCTTATAGTGCGGCTACAGTAAGTAATATCACTGATGTTGCTCTTGAAGAAATTGAACAGTGGCATAAGCGTCCTCTAAAGAAGAGGTACAGTGTCATTTATATTGATGCTTTACATCTTAAATTAAGAAGAGATACAGTATCAAGTGACGCCGTTTACTTCATTTTAGGTGTCGATGAAGATGGATACCGTGAAGTATTAGACTTCTTTATCGGTGTAAATGAAAGCGCTTATGTTTGGGAGGATAATCTTCGCCAGATAAAAGAACGAGGCGTAGATGAAGTTCTCCTCTTCGTCATGGACGGTCTCTCTGGACTTGACGATGCTGTTCATAGAGTATATCCAAAAGCGGATATTCAACGATGTATTGTCCATAAAGTTCGTAATGCAATTCGTAGTGTTCGTAAGAAAGATATCAACGATTTTACAGCTGATTTAAAAGTTGTATACGAATCTCCAAACCTAGAGCAGTGTAGAGCAGCTTTAGACGAATTTGCTGTTAAATGGAGTAAATCTTATAAACGTGTAGTGGAATCCTGGTTAAATGACGAGGACTTATTCACATACTATAAATACCCTGTTTCTATGCGAAAATCCATCTATACAACGAATTGGATCGAGCGCTTTAATAAAGAAGTACGTCGTCTTGTAAAAACTAAGGATGCACTACCCACAGAAGACGCATGTAGTAAACTCGTTTATTATAAAGTGATTTCTTATAATGAATCATGGTCTACAAGAAAGCTTAGAGGCTTTGCTTGTTCATCAGATAAACTTCAGGATATGTTTACCGAAAGGTACGCATAA
- a CDS encoding DUF3343 domain-containing protein: MRTKELKLIITFKSTTAAMGFETYCKQNQIPGRLIPIPREISAGCGLSWCTEPANRPIIDKIIQTQQINIDGMYELLI, translated from the coding sequence ATGAGAACAAAAGAATTAAAATTAATAATCACATTTAAGTCTACAACTGCTGCTATGGGTTTTGAAACATATTGCAAACAAAATCAAATCCCTGGTAGACTTATTCCAATCCCTAGAGAAATCTCTGCTGGATGTGGGCTCTCATGGTGTACAGAACCTGCCAACCGCCCTATTATAGATAAAATTATCCAGACTCAGCAAATTAATATCGATGGTATGTATGAATTACTCATATAA
- the yqeC gene encoding selenium cofactor biosynthesis protein YqeC — MHIYQFYKNSYQERSTFIDALSLSFTSNETISFVGGGGKSSIIKKLSQELKALKKRTIITTTTHIYAPEHNVVLIEDLDKIKKELDENYVVTVGLPCDNQKLKSVSESFLNQLPSICDVLLIEADGSKHLPIKAPAIHEPAIPTFTTLVVGVAGLDCLAKPMNEISHRPEILARILEKKQEDILLPSDVAKVLESEHGQRKNVTCRYEMVLNKADNQALFELALETASYLTSQKCIISSFYL; from the coding sequence ATGCATATATATCAATTTTATAAAAATTCCTATCAAGAAAGATCTACCTTTATCGACGCTCTATCCCTTAGTTTCACAAGTAATGAAACCATATCTTTTGTCGGGGGTGGCGGTAAAAGTAGTATTATTAAGAAATTATCACAAGAACTTAAAGCATTAAAAAAGAGAACTATCATCACTACAACTACCCATATCTATGCTCCTGAGCATAACGTAGTTCTTATTGAAGATTTAGATAAAATAAAAAAAGAATTAGATGAAAATTATGTTGTAACTGTAGGTCTTCCTTGCGACAATCAAAAGTTAAAAAGCGTAAGCGAATCTTTTTTAAACCAGCTACCAAGTATATGTGACGTTCTACTTATAGAAGCCGATGGTTCAAAACACTTACCAATTAAGGCTCCTGCAATCCATGAACCTGCGATTCCTACTTTTACAACATTAGTTGTTGGCGTTGCTGGGCTTGACTGCTTAGCTAAGCCAATGAATGAAATATCCCACCGACCAGAAATTCTTGCACGTATACTAGAAAAGAAGCAAGAAGACATCCTACTCCCTAGTGATGTTGCAAAAGTTCTCGAAAGCGAACACGGGCAAAGAAAAAACGTGACCTGCCGCTATGAAATGGTATTAAATAAAGCAGATAACCAAGCATTATTTGAGTTGGCGCTGGAAACTGCCTCCTATCTTACGTCTCAAAAATGTATTATCTCCTCTTTCTATTTATAA